A part of Citrifermentans bremense genomic DNA contains:
- a CDS encoding Rha family transcriptional regulator, which translates to MNEIVTLQHRQAVTSSLTVANVFRKQHKDVIRAIDNLVADLENEGISQRNFAPREYTDERGKTWPMYEMNRDGFSLLAMGFTGKKALGFKLKYIDAFNHMERLLLNQQNLSWQEQRDGNKIGRRAETDALAEFVDYATAQGSQSARFYYANVTNMTYKALNLVKQSGPQSLRDSIDTMQLSFLTSAEYLIRDVMQTGMAAGIQYRDIFQQAKDAVTAYAATLPGQRLLRA; encoded by the coding sequence ATGAATGAGATCGTGACCTTGCAGCACCGGCAGGCAGTAACCAGCAGCCTGACGGTAGCCAATGTATTCCGAAAGCAACACAAGGACGTGATACGCGCCATTGACAATTTAGTTGCGGATCTTGAGAACGAGGGGATTTCGCAGCGCAATTTTGCGCCACGAGAATACACCGACGAGCGCGGAAAGACGTGGCCAATGTACGAAATGAATCGCGATGGCTTCAGCCTTCTAGCAATGGGGTTCACTGGGAAGAAGGCGCTGGGATTCAAACTAAAATACATCGACGCCTTCAACCACATGGAGCGGTTGCTACTGAACCAGCAAAACCTCTCATGGCAGGAGCAGCGAGATGGCAACAAGATCGGACGCAGGGCAGAAACAGACGCGCTTGCCGAGTTCGTGGACTACGCCACCGCTCAAGGTAGCCAATCGGCGCGGTTCTACTATGCCAACGTAACAAACATGACGTACAAGGCGCTAAACCTCGTTAAGCAGTCGGGGCCTCAGAGCCTGAGGGATTCAATCGATACAATGCAGCTTTCCTTCTTGACCTCTGCTGAATATCTGATTCGCGATGTCATGCAAACAGGGATGGCGGCGGGGATACAGTACAGAGACATTTTCCAGCAGGCAAAAGACGCCGTAACCGCTTATGCCGCTACCTTGCCAGGGCAGCGCCTTCTAAGGGCATAG
- a CDS encoding helix-turn-helix transcriptional regulator, which translates to MPTSIAPEIIRPKHLPAVVGLSRTSIWRLERSGSFPKRIRLSAGAVGYHRHEVDEWLASRQTVTEG; encoded by the coding sequence ATGCCTACCAGCATTGCACCGGAAATCATTCGGCCCAAGCATCTCCCCGCTGTAGTTGGTTTGTCGAGGACGTCAATCTGGCGGCTCGAAAGGTCTGGATCCTTCCCTAAACGCATACGCCTGTCCGCTGGGGCTGTTGGTTACCACCGTCACGAAGTTGATGAATGGCTCGCTAGCCGTCAGACCGTGACGGAGGGCTAG
- a CDS encoding tyrosine-type recombinase/integrase → MADMLTDLFVKGLKPGEKEYTRREKGGFGVRVHPGGRKTFFYLYRVDGHRRFLNLGDYPATSLKAARMEYEEARAKIKAIKAGRNDIVDPLEVRKTKAAEREERRAAHTVKELVKEYLEKHAVNKRSGKADERLLNVEIVPEWGHRKAEDIKKRDIILLLESIIERGAPAMSNQVLKITRKMFNFAVERDILPHSPFAGVKALAPNKSRERALTEAEIKTLWATIDNAAISDDIRRAIKLVLVTGQRPGEIAGMHSAEIEGQWWTIPAGRAKNGMEHRVYLTASALELIGPLTAIDEETGEEVAKGNIFPCPHKKKNKPIEAHALAVAVRRNLNWPLLDKGGKPLYDKEGNHATENRLGVDQFTPHDLRRTAATFMASMGFMDEVIDAVLSHKKQGIIKTYNRHKYDREKQQALESWERKLKAITASKESNVIPMKRKVRN, encoded by the coding sequence ATGGCTGACATGCTGACAGATCTTTTCGTTAAGGGACTGAAGCCGGGAGAGAAGGAATACACGAGGCGGGAAAAGGGCGGTTTCGGCGTCCGTGTCCATCCTGGCGGTCGCAAGACGTTCTTCTATCTCTACCGCGTAGACGGCCACCGCCGTTTCTTGAACTTGGGCGACTATCCTGCCACTAGCCTAAAAGCCGCACGTATGGAGTACGAAGAGGCTCGTGCCAAAATAAAGGCGATAAAGGCTGGAAGGAATGATATTGTTGATCCCTTAGAGGTCAGGAAAACGAAAGCCGCCGAACGGGAAGAGAGACGAGCCGCCCACACTGTTAAGGAGCTCGTCAAGGAGTACCTAGAAAAGCACGCAGTCAACAAGCGGTCAGGGAAGGCCGATGAACGGCTGTTGAATGTTGAGATTGTTCCCGAATGGGGGCACCGGAAGGCAGAGGACATCAAGAAGCGAGACATCATACTTTTGCTTGAAAGCATCATTGAGCGTGGTGCGCCTGCCATGAGCAATCAAGTGCTGAAGATCACCCGCAAGATGTTCAACTTCGCAGTTGAGCGGGACATCCTCCCCCACTCCCCTTTTGCTGGCGTAAAGGCCCTAGCACCAAACAAGAGCCGGGAGCGGGCGCTTACTGAAGCTGAGATAAAGACGCTTTGGGCTACCATAGATAATGCCGCCATAAGCGACGATATCAGGCGGGCGATCAAACTGGTGTTGGTGACAGGACAGCGCCCTGGCGAGATAGCAGGCATGCACAGCGCCGAGATTGAAGGCCAATGGTGGACGATCCCTGCCGGGAGAGCCAAGAATGGCATGGAGCATCGGGTTTACCTTACCGCCAGCGCTCTTGAACTAATCGGACCGCTTACAGCAATTGACGAGGAAACCGGAGAAGAAGTGGCGAAGGGGAATATCTTCCCCTGCCCTCATAAGAAGAAAAACAAGCCCATTGAAGCCCACGCCCTAGCTGTCGCCGTCCGTCGCAATCTCAACTGGCCATTGCTCGACAAGGGCGGGAAACCCCTTTATGACAAAGAGGGGAACCACGCCACAGAAAACCGGCTAGGAGTCGACCAGTTCACCCCGCACGACCTTAGGCGGACCGCTGCCACTTTCATGGCCTCTATGGGCTTTATGGACGAGGTTATTGATGCAGTGTTAAGCCACAAAAAGCAGGGCATCATAAAAACCTACAACCGCCATAAATACGACCGGGAAAAGCAACAGGCGCTAGAGTCTTGGGAGCGCAAACTAAAAGCGATCACCGCCAGCAAAGAGAGCAATGTGATACCGATGAAGCGGAAAGTACGAAACTAA
- a CDS encoding HI0074 family nucleotidyltransferase substrate-binding subunit has protein sequence MDIERLGERISDYLKALGQLEKATGQPKDEFVRDSVIQRFEFTHELAWKMLKLRLEQEDIFAKTPRETMQASLEAGFIEDGNAWTDLQKIRNMTSHTYNEELAEEVYAFVVGEGVYLFQQLAQKALLWKTND, from the coding sequence ATGGACATCGAACGATTGGGCGAAAGGATCTCCGACTACCTTAAGGCCCTTGGTCAACTTGAAAAGGCTACAGGCCAGCCCAAAGATGAATTCGTAAGGGACTCAGTGATCCAGCGTTTTGAGTTCACCCATGAACTGGCCTGGAAAATGCTGAAGCTGCGATTGGAGCAGGAAGATATCTTTGCAAAGACTCCCCGTGAAACCATGCAGGCATCACTTGAAGCTGGCTTTATTGAGGATGGCAATGCCTGGACTGACCTACAGAAAATACGCAACATGACCAGTCATACCTATAACGAAGAGTTAGCCGAAGAGGTCTATGCCTTTGTTGTCGGGGAGGGCGTGTATCTGTTTCAGCAGTTGGCGCAAAAGGCACTTTTATGGAAGACGAACGATTGA
- a CDS encoding nucleotidyltransferase domain-containing protein — protein MEDERLIFGLARRHYLDLARVFDKYPKIERVLIFGSRAKGVEKPYSDIDLAVIAPNMEDTEFARVLSDLDELELVFKLDVLHLDRLTQQKLKETVLAHGKAFYPL, from the coding sequence ATGGAAGACGAACGATTGATCTTCGGCCTGGCACGGCGGCACTATCTGGACCTTGCCCGGGTATTTGACAAGTATCCGAAGATCGAGCGCGTGCTCATTTTCGGCTCACGGGCTAAGGGCGTCGAAAAACCCTACTCCGATATCGATCTTGCCGTAATCGCGCCTAACATGGAAGATACCGAATTTGCCAGGGTTCTGAGCGATCTGGATGAGTTGGAACTGGTCTTCAAGCTTGATGTTTTGCATCTTGACAGGTTGACTCAGCAAAAACTCAAAGAAACGGTTCTAGCACACGGCAAGGCGTTCTATCCCCTATGA
- a CDS encoding Npun_F0296 family exosortase-dependent surface protein encodes MKKITALLAGSMLMLTAVGASAYTINYNFATPLPVNGGYSSPYSGVQVETFDSPLLWNWTGDYSIRTGSTSGVAAAPAFMNPLSTADATKYIAVPYRNATGTATATQTLAVLGDTFNYFGLWWGSIDGVGGGLGINNVLSFYKDGNLVQTVTGDEVIQPLIASGSWTNSDNNRYVNLLDLPEFDAFSLTSYGRAFEADNIAVGAVPEPSTILLLGAGLAGLAFCRRKKTV; translated from the coding sequence ATGAAAAAGATTACCGCGCTACTTGCAGGGTCAATGTTAATGCTGACGGCAGTAGGGGCCAGTGCTTATACCATTAACTACAACTTCGCAACACCATTGCCTGTAAATGGTGGTTATAGTTCCCCCTACAGTGGCGTCCAAGTAGAAACTTTTGACTCTCCTTTGCTTTGGAATTGGACGGGGGACTATTCTATTCGTACAGGTTCGACAAGTGGGGTAGCTGCTGCTCCGGCATTCATGAATCCGTTGTCTACCGCAGACGCCACCAAATATATCGCCGTACCCTATCGGAACGCGACCGGTACTGCTACGGCGACCCAAACACTAGCAGTGCTTGGCGACACTTTTAATTATTTCGGATTATGGTGGGGCTCTATTGATGGGGTTGGCGGCGGTCTTGGGATTAACAATGTGCTCAGCTTTTATAAAGACGGCAATCTAGTACAAACCGTCACCGGGGATGAAGTAATTCAGCCGTTAATAGCTTCAGGTAGCTGGACCAACTCTGACAACAACCGTTATGTAAACCTTTTAGATCTTCCTGAATTCGATGCATTTTCGCTCACCAGCTATGGTAGAGCCTTTGAGGCCGACAACATTGCTGTTGGTGCTGTTCCCGAACCATCCACCATCCTCCTCCTAGGTGCCGGTCTTGCCGGACTTGCCTTCTGTAGAAGAAAGAAAACCGTGTAA
- a CDS encoding UvrD-helicase domain-containing protein: MEIVEQEVTRLDGIHEAIERYAVDRLRTIAKHEAYTKELEQERLNAVGWHEKNDLTEKLVEHGHHSPRKYLHEFTQQASPYFGILGIHDNDKRIGKKEYLIGNQTLMDGQRVAIVDWRKAEITGPFYEGYDIGEEYELTIRGVEREGVITRRDKVAISRKALTRIETPSEVYELRGGEWHKNGSACESTADTKERTEDHRMVDSIAALISPEQFRAITKQREGVVVINGAAGAGKTTVALHRLSFLMFDAPEKYRPERCIVLMFNRVLRDYVKQSSDTLLGPVRVDTYSAWSLTALAALGVHSLKTSFDDPFGAQKKSSLMPALLAKYVKETSKIEPVTDLWRFLMQEYVVSTLFQDSGETFRREAERKFEAKERVLSFSDISILLRLAQLRRPAGTVVLGALNAYDHIVVDEAQDLSSLELRTIVAATSPARSLTICADEKQQILSFLDSQGFSSVMAQLHSQGLEKENLTVSYRCPKEIVDLAAQVSGRKVDASRAHAGVVEFHATKTSTESMAKMRQLVEALVQAAPGSLTGVICKKKADIKALHAALAGVRGLHPEGEISFSPGVQVIHAHAIKGVEFSHVILYNPSSYDYRQTDPDRNLLYVAITRACKSLHIVHHQPLAKGLV, translated from the coding sequence ATGGAAATTGTTGAGCAGGAAGTGACGCGACTTGATGGGATTCACGAGGCGATTGAGCGGTACGCGGTCGACCGCCTGCGGACGATAGCGAAACACGAAGCATACACGAAGGAACTTGAGCAGGAGCGCCTCAACGCCGTCGGGTGGCACGAGAAGAACGACCTCACCGAGAAGCTGGTCGAACACGGGCACCACTCTCCGCGCAAATACCTGCACGAATTCACCCAGCAGGCCTCTCCCTACTTCGGCATTCTCGGCATCCATGACAATGACAAGAGGATCGGCAAAAAGGAATACCTGATCGGCAACCAGACGCTCATGGACGGTCAGCGGGTCGCCATCGTCGACTGGAGGAAGGCCGAGATCACGGGCCCTTTCTACGAGGGGTACGATATCGGCGAGGAGTACGAACTCACCATCAGGGGGGTGGAGAGGGAAGGGGTGATCACCCGCAGGGACAAGGTGGCCATCAGCCGAAAGGCCCTCACCCGGATCGAGACACCTTCCGAGGTGTACGAGCTGCGCGGCGGGGAGTGGCACAAGAACGGATCGGCCTGCGAGTCGACCGCGGACACCAAGGAGCGCACCGAGGACCACCGGATGGTGGATTCGATAGCCGCCCTGATCTCACCGGAGCAGTTCCGCGCCATCACCAAGCAAAGGGAAGGGGTGGTGGTGATAAACGGCGCGGCGGGCGCGGGGAAGACGACGGTGGCGCTCCACAGGCTCTCTTTCCTCATGTTCGACGCGCCGGAGAAGTACCGCCCGGAGCGCTGCATCGTTCTCATGTTCAACCGGGTGTTGCGCGACTACGTGAAGCAGAGCAGCGACACGCTGCTTGGTCCGGTGCGGGTCGATACCTACAGCGCCTGGTCGCTGACGGCGCTTGCCGCTCTTGGTGTGCACTCGCTGAAAACGAGCTTCGATGACCCCTTCGGCGCGCAGAAAAAAAGCAGCCTGATGCCGGCCCTTCTTGCCAAGTACGTGAAGGAGACCTCCAAGATCGAACCGGTGACCGATCTCTGGCGTTTCCTGATGCAGGAGTACGTGGTTTCCACCTTATTCCAGGATTCAGGGGAGACGTTCCGGCGGGAGGCGGAGAGGAAGTTCGAAGCCAAGGAGAGGGTGCTTTCCTTCTCCGATATCAGCATCCTTTTGCGGCTGGCTCAACTGCGGCGTCCTGCCGGCACCGTCGTTTTGGGGGCGCTGAACGCCTACGACCACATCGTGGTCGATGAGGCTCAGGACCTCTCGTCGCTTGAACTGCGGACCATAGTGGCCGCTACTTCCCCGGCGCGAAGCCTCACCATATGCGCCGACGAAAAACAGCAGATCCTAAGCTTCCTCGACTCTCAAGGGTTTTCCAGCGTCATGGCCCAGCTCCACTCGCAGGGGCTCGAAAAGGAGAACCTGACGGTTTCCTACCGCTGCCCAAAGGAGATCGTCGACTTGGCCGCTCAGGTCAGCGGTCGCAAGGTCGATGCTTCAAGGGCGCATGCCGGCGTGGTCGAATTCCACGCTACCAAGACCTCCACGGAGTCGATGGCAAAGATGCGGCAGCTCGTCGAAGCGCTGGTGCAGGCCGCACCCGGTTCTCTTACCGGTGTCATCTGCAAAAAGAAAGCGGACATAAAAGCCCTCCATGCCGCGCTTGCCGGGGTCCGCGGGCTGCATCCGGAGGGGGAGATTTCCTTCTCGCCCGGCGTCCAGGTCATTCACGCCCATGCCATAAAGGGGGTGGAGTTCTCCCACGTCATCCTCTACAACCCAAGCTCGTACGACTATCGTCAGACGGATCCTGACCGTAATCTGCTTTACGTGGCGATCACCAGGGCCTGCAAGAGCCTGCACATCGTCCATCATCAGCCGCTGGCGAAGGGGCTTGTGTAA
- a CDS encoding DUF2459 domain-containing protein, whose amino-acid sequence MLLIFSLMLLLMLAGCAAGKKWKYLPASKAEERSVYVVTHGWHTGIVLSKGDLGPELGFVQDFLIPGQYYEFGWGEAEFYQADKVTAPIFLKAVLWRNPSVMHVVSLPAPPATFYSGKGVIELNLSQEGLQHLKDRLRASFEFDQQNHPYPLKGRPTGDNRFFKGEDYYLITNTCNRWTAKMLESGGVPIDTVFTLRAASVVRQVNEAKKEYLRLRRSGGVTGAALHKKSPPAITGRG is encoded by the coding sequence ATGTTGCTGATATTTTCCCTGATGCTGTTGCTGATGCTGGCCGGATGCGCCGCCGGGAAAAAATGGAAATATCTGCCAGCCTCGAAAGCTGAGGAGCGGTCGGTGTACGTGGTGACCCACGGCTGGCACACCGGTATTGTATTGTCGAAAGGGGATCTGGGGCCGGAACTGGGATTCGTCCAGGATTTCCTCATTCCCGGCCAGTACTACGAGTTCGGCTGGGGAGAAGCGGAGTTCTACCAGGCGGATAAGGTCACGGCGCCCATCTTTTTGAAGGCAGTATTGTGGAGAAACCCGAGCGTCATGCATGTCGTATCCCTTCCGGCGCCTCCGGCAACATTCTACAGCGGCAAAGGGGTTATCGAGCTCAACCTGTCACAAGAGGGACTGCAGCACTTGAAAGACAGGCTGCGGGCGAGCTTCGAGTTCGACCAGCAAAACCACCCTTATCCTTTGAAGGGACGACCTACAGGGGATAACAGGTTCTTCAAGGGGGAGGACTATTACCTCATCACCAATACCTGCAACAGATGGACAGCGAAGATGCTGGAGAGCGGAGGCGTGCCGATAGATACCGTCTTCACCTTGCGCGCTGCAAGTGTAGTAAGGCAAGTCAATGAAGCGAAAAAGGAGTACTTGAGGCTACGGCGGTCAGGTGGGGTAACTGGGGCAGCACTGCACAAAAAAAGCCCCCCTGCCATCACTGGCAGGGGGTAA
- a CDS encoding PQQ-dependent sugar dehydrogenase, which yields MSSFREHSMRLVAVWTLVLSFSSVAGSRESTPPTPAKESPPTITLTPIAKGLKQPTAIAHAGDGSNRLFIVEQRGTVQVLRNGMPGSDPFLDIRRLVKAGGEQGLLGLAFPKDFRSSKTFYVNYTNRVGVGNTVIASFRTDRATDHADNSTRKEILGIVQPYANHNGGQLAFGPDGFLYIGTGDGGSGGDPHGNGQKRDTLLGKLLRIQVGAGGTPYVIPKGNPFGNEIWAYGLRNPWRFSFDRANGDLYIADVGQNEVEEIDYLAAGTGKGANFGWNVMEGNRCFKKQKCDRSGMVAPVAEYFHGKGDCSVTGGYVYRGKIEQLKGIYLYGDYCSGRIWGLRQSGGKWVSQLLLETPYRISTFGEDEQGEVYLADYGGGTIYRIGVP from the coding sequence ATGTCAAGCTTTCGGGAACATTCTATGAGGCTCGTGGCAGTCTGGACCCTGGTGCTCAGCTTCTCATCCGTCGCCGGCAGCAGGGAGAGCACGCCGCCGACTCCGGCAAAGGAGTCCCCCCCCACCATCACCCTGACCCCGATAGCGAAGGGGTTGAAGCAGCCGACGGCCATCGCCCACGCAGGAGACGGGAGCAACCGCCTATTCATAGTGGAACAACGAGGGACGGTGCAGGTACTGCGCAATGGCATGCCAGGCAGCGACCCTTTCCTCGATATCCGGCGGCTGGTAAAAGCCGGAGGCGAACAAGGCCTTTTGGGCCTTGCCTTCCCGAAGGATTTCCGGTCGTCCAAAACCTTCTACGTGAACTACACCAACAGGGTCGGTGTGGGGAACACCGTGATAGCGAGCTTCCGGACGGACCGCGCTACCGACCATGCCGACAACTCTACCCGCAAGGAGATACTGGGGATAGTTCAACCCTATGCCAACCACAACGGCGGCCAGTTGGCATTCGGACCGGACGGTTTTCTCTACATCGGGACCGGCGACGGGGGGAGCGGCGGAGACCCCCACGGCAACGGCCAGAAGCGGGACACGCTCCTTGGGAAGCTTTTGAGGATACAGGTAGGGGCAGGCGGAACTCCCTACGTGATCCCCAAGGGTAACCCATTTGGCAACGAGATCTGGGCCTACGGTTTGCGCAACCCATGGCGCTTCTCCTTCGACCGCGCCAACGGCGACCTCTACATTGCCGACGTTGGGCAAAACGAGGTTGAGGAAATCGACTACCTCGCTGCGGGGACCGGCAAAGGGGCGAACTTCGGCTGGAACGTGATGGAGGGAAACCGCTGCTTCAAAAAGCAGAAGTGCGACCGAAGCGGCATGGTCGCGCCGGTAGCGGAATATTTCCACGGCAAGGGGGACTGCTCGGTGACCGGCGGCTATGTCTACCGCGGCAAGATCGAGCAGCTTAAAGGCATCTATTTGTACGGAGACTACTGCAGCGGCCGTATCTGGGGGCTGCGCCAAAGTGGCGGTAAATGGGTCAGCCAATTGCTGCTCGAAACTCCATACCGGATTTCCACCTTCGGCGAGGATGAACAAGGCGAAGTTTACCTGGCGGACTACGGCGGCGGGACCATCTACCGCATAGGCGTACCTTGA
- a CDS encoding response regulator: MTIEEAFGIVIRRLRRERNLSQEKLSTASSLDRKFISNLEGGKQQPSLVSVFALAGALNATASSLLYEAEFILKINTPEKLRIDGGCGKIDWISSMEIMMNNGHNCYQGNETILIVDDEKQLRDMLSDFLASYGYNVILAEDGQDALDKFQQNHQEINLVVMDVVMPRKDGITCFREIKELHPGTKVLFMSGYRPDHLHANDDFRMIQKPFSPVEMIKAIRKVLEEPAPSGEK, encoded by the coding sequence GTGACGATTGAAGAGGCGTTCGGCATTGTTATCAGAAGACTTAGAAGGGAGCGCAACCTCTCTCAGGAAAAGCTTTCCACAGCCAGTTCCTTGGACCGCAAATTCATTTCGAACCTTGAGGGTGGGAAACAACAGCCAAGCCTAGTGTCCGTTTTCGCTCTCGCGGGTGCGCTGAATGCCACTGCGTCCAGTCTTCTCTATGAAGCAGAGTTTATCCTCAAGATAAACACGCCTGAAAAACTGAGAATTGATGGCGGTTGCGGCAAGATCGACTGGATCAGCAGTATGGAGATCATGATGAACAACGGGCATAACTGCTATCAAGGAAACGAAACCATCCTAATTGTGGACGACGAAAAGCAGCTTAGGGACATGCTGTCGGACTTCCTTGCCAGTTACGGGTACAACGTGATCCTCGCAGAAGACGGGCAGGATGCCCTGGACAAGTTCCAGCAGAATCATCAGGAAATCAATCTGGTGGTAATGGACGTGGTCATGCCGCGCAAGGACGGTATTACCTGTTTCAGGGAGATAAAGGAACTGCACCCAGGGACCAAGGTCCTCTTCATGAGCGGGTATCGTCCGGACCACCTGCATGCCAACGACGATTTCAGGATGATCCAGAAGCCGTTCTCCCCTGTGGAGATGATAAAGGCGATCAGGAAGGTGCTCGAAGAACCCGCTCCCTCCGGCGAGAAATAA
- a CDS encoding YcbK family protein, translating to MKDTMLCRRMFLKSSAFVAATLLGAKSAFARVLDGNEAGGLPEGKLSLYNLNLNERLTVTYRNAMGEYCQEALQAINWLLRCHYTNEMTTMDLRVIEYLNRLDNTLGGNNEIHVISGYRSPSYNAKLRSKSSGVAKNSLHMKGMAIDLAIPSFGLAQIRRSALALAAGGVGYYPQPGFVHIDSGHFRTW from the coding sequence TTGAAAGATACAATGCTTTGCCGCAGGATGTTTCTCAAGTCGTCGGCCTTTGTCGCCGCGACGCTCTTGGGCGCTAAGTCCGCCTTCGCCAGGGTCCTCGACGGGAACGAAGCGGGCGGTCTTCCGGAAGGTAAGCTTTCCCTGTACAACCTGAACCTTAACGAGCGCCTCACCGTGACCTACCGAAACGCCATGGGTGAATACTGCCAGGAGGCACTGCAGGCGATCAACTGGCTCTTGCGCTGCCATTACACCAACGAGATGACCACGATGGACCTGAGGGTGATCGAGTACCTGAACCGGCTCGACAACACGCTCGGTGGGAACAACGAGATCCATGTCATCTCCGGGTACCGCTCCCCCTCCTACAACGCGAAGCTGCGCAGCAAATCCAGTGGCGTCGCGAAGAACAGCCTGCACATGAAAGGTATGGCGATCGACCTTGCCATACCGAGTTTCGGGCTGGCCCAGATCCGCCGCTCGGCCCTGGCCCTCGCCGCCGGCGGTGTCGGCTACTACCCGCAGCCGGGCTTCGTCCACATAGATTCGGGCCATTTCCGGACCTGGTAG
- a CDS encoding Na+/H+ antiporter NhaA: MKKHINMLREFSVPLLAGVIVALCWVNLSPQSYHHFTHEPLFGPLSFHFLVNDIFMVFFFGIATAEITQSCLPGGDLHPLRKAVNPLLATAGGVIGPILVYLCLNAIIGGPGFQRGWGIPTATDIALAWLIASIVFGRQHPAISFLLLLAIADDAIGLAIIAVFYPDPNFPAAPQWLILVVCGMAGAAILRRFNTRNYWHYLLVGGGLAWIGLYNAHLHPALALVFVVPFLPHASREKMHLFEEDPKDRSPLSTFEHHWKVLVDFGLFTFGLANAGVEFASIGTATWLVFASLGIGKTAGIFIMARIGHLLGYPLPEHIGTKELVLVGLVAGTGLTVALFVAGEAFTDPTVQGAAKMGALFSAACGVIAIAAGRIAKVRRIS; this comes from the coding sequence ATGAAAAAACACATCAACATGCTGCGGGAATTTTCGGTGCCCCTTCTCGCGGGGGTGATCGTCGCGCTTTGCTGGGTCAACCTGTCACCGCAAAGCTACCACCACTTCACCCACGAGCCGTTGTTCGGCCCGCTCAGTTTCCACTTCCTCGTCAACGACATCTTCATGGTGTTCTTCTTCGGGATCGCCACCGCCGAGATAACCCAGAGCTGTCTTCCCGGAGGCGACCTCCATCCGCTGCGCAAGGCGGTCAACCCGCTTCTGGCAACGGCAGGAGGTGTGATCGGTCCTATACTGGTATACCTCTGCCTGAACGCCATCATAGGAGGGCCCGGGTTCCAACGTGGCTGGGGGATACCGACCGCGACGGACATAGCCTTGGCGTGGCTCATCGCAAGCATCGTTTTCGGCCGCCAGCATCCGGCAATATCCTTCCTGCTGCTGCTGGCCATCGCCGACGACGCCATCGGATTGGCAATCATCGCCGTATTCTACCCTGACCCCAATTTCCCGGCCGCTCCGCAATGGCTCATTCTGGTCGTATGCGGCATGGCGGGGGCGGCCATATTGCGCAGGTTCAACACCAGGAACTACTGGCACTATCTCCTTGTCGGGGGGGGGCTCGCCTGGATCGGTCTTTACAACGCCCATCTGCACCCGGCCCTGGCGCTAGTGTTCGTCGTGCCGTTTCTGCCCCACGCTTCCCGCGAAAAGATGCACCTCTTCGAGGAGGACCCGAAGGACAGGTCACCGCTTTCGACCTTCGAACACCACTGGAAGGTGCTGGTCGACTTCGGCCTATTCACCTTCGGCCTGGCCAACGCCGGCGTCGAGTTCGCCAGCATCGGCACGGCTACCTGGCTCGTCTTCGCCTCATTGGGCATTGGAAAGACCGCCGGCATATTCATCATGGCGCGGATCGGGCATCTGCTCGGCTACCCCTTACCTGAACACATCGGCACCAAAGAGTTGGTGTTGGTTGGCCTTGTTGCCGGAACCGGCCTGACTGTGGCCCTCTTCGTTGCGGGGGAGGCGTTCACGGACCCCACGGTCCAGGGTGCTGCCAAGATGGGAGCCTTGTTCAGCGCCGCTTGCGGCGTGATCGCCATAGCGGCAGGGAGGATCGCGAAGGTGCGGCGCATCAGCTGA